A DNA window from Gammaproteobacteria bacterium contains the following coding sequences:
- a CDS encoding glycine zipper 2TM domain-containing protein yields the protein MKKMIKMLWMTIIIGCSTSALASNQDMGTVIGGIAGGILGNNIGHGSGRTVATIGGAVVGSLVGNQMGNTADAAEHYRHTHCYPHSEWNSYQRPCHYYPPRYPDTFISRDGRLCRHSLLTSPYGDRIYATFCCYRMSPNGFCARWVSIN from the coding sequence ATGAAAAAAATGATTAAAATGTTATGGATGACGATAATAATAGGATGTTCGACCTCCGCTTTAGCTTCAAATCAAGATATGGGTACGGTAATAGGTGGCATTGCCGGTGGCATTCTAGGTAATAATATTGGTCATGGTTCTGGTCGGACGGTAGCCACTATTGGGGGAGCTGTAGTAGGTAGCTTGGTAGGTAACCAAATGGGGAATACTGCCGATGCGGCCGAACATTACAGACACACACATTGCTACCCTCATAGCGAATGGAATTCTTATCAGCGACCTTGTCATTATTATCCCCCCCGATATCCAGATACCTTTATCAGCAGAGATGGCAGATTATGCCGTCACAGTTTGCTGACTAGTCCTTATGGAGATCGAATCTACGCAACTTTTTGTTGTTATCGAATGTCACCCAATGGCTTTTGTGCAAGGTGGGTGAGTATCAACTAA